The following coding sequences are from one Shewanella eurypsychrophilus window:
- a CDS encoding acyltransferase family protein, with the protein MARINFIDSLRGIAILGVIATHAASFSSYDGLFSSVILQAGYGVQLFFIISAFTIFFTLDRASQNDPRFIKNFYIKRLLRIAPVYWLGILIYTMVFGLESRGWLPGPELWHFPLHFFFINLLHPETTSSVVPGGWSISCEVLFYLICPWLFYRVNSLKKAALFFIIAMGIGIGFILLANALIKPALIELYGFKLAGQFIHRNIFSQLGIFAAGILLFFLYKDARVQRVLSAKKTCFALLFVSLIIAVIALSGQARGASHYVMGLSFMLLALVLSQQKISLFDNRLLAFVGRISFSGYIVHFGAIHIANNLLGGVSHFVPLFVLTLIITIPFSYIGFVLVERNAIKLAKMIINRQKSTSIVAS; encoded by the coding sequence GTGGCAAGAATTAATTTTATAGACTCGTTAAGAGGTATCGCAATTTTAGGTGTCATAGCGACACATGCGGCCTCTTTTTCAAGTTATGATGGCTTATTTAGCTCAGTCATTTTGCAAGCTGGTTATGGAGTTCAACTTTTCTTTATTATTAGTGCCTTCACCATTTTCTTTACCTTAGATCGTGCAAGCCAAAATGATCCCCGTTTCATCAAAAACTTTTATATTAAGCGCCTTTTAAGGATCGCCCCTGTTTATTGGTTAGGGATATTAATATACACCATGGTGTTTGGTTTGGAGTCTCGAGGTTGGCTACCTGGCCCTGAACTGTGGCATTTCCCTTTGCATTTCTTTTTTATCAATCTGCTGCATCCGGAAACCACTAGTTCAGTTGTCCCTGGAGGCTGGTCTATTAGTTGTGAGGTACTCTTTTACTTGATCTGCCCATGGCTTTTTTACCGAGTTAATTCTCTTAAAAAAGCGGCACTATTTTTTATTATCGCGATGGGGATTGGTATTGGATTTATCTTGCTCGCTAACGCTTTAATCAAGCCAGCTCTCATTGAGCTATATGGCTTTAAACTTGCTGGGCAGTTTATCCATCGTAATATATTTTCTCAACTGGGGATTTTCGCCGCGGGCATTTTATTGTTCTTTTTATATAAAGACGCAAGAGTACAGCGGGTATTAAGCGCTAAGAAGACTTGTTTCGCGCTACTTTTCGTTTCATTGATTATTGCCGTTATCGCATTATCAGGTCAGGCGAGAGGCGCATCTCATTATGTTATGGGGCTATCATTTATGTTGCTGGCATTGGTCCTTAGCCAGCAAAAAATATCTCTATTTGATAATCGCTTGCTAGCATTTGTCGGGCGAATTAGTTTCTCGGGTTACATTGTCCATTTCGGCGCAATCCATATTGCGAATAATTTACTTGGCGGCGTCAGTCATTTTGTTCCTTTGTTTGTGCTAACGCTCATTATTACCATACCATTTTCGTATATAGGCTTCGTCCTTGTAGAACGCAATGCCATTAAGCTTGCAAAAATGATAATCAACAGGCAGAAAAGTACCAGTATAGTGGCATCGTGA
- a CDS encoding polysaccharide deacetylase family protein, with amino-acid sequence MRIIRWGLALFSCLLLLACSDESASAVQEARLVLTFDDAFVSNWHSVADEISTRGATATFFVSYYGNLDKYGNPRTPERQAKLHELSAKGFEIAQHSFSHAKANEYIAEHGSQQWLTEEVIRPSCYMLEDGFTVASFAYPHSNSNSAESDLALLNVFDSVRLYAPAETSMQDGIHEEIVPVLMSAHLDDQRSSLQEIKSAIDIIVRDKSTLILAGHDIANSSESNFYTTPERLFEVIDYAISQGVNFVHFKDLMNNRPVDYDSLYCGELLENE; translated from the coding sequence ATGCGAATAATACGTTGGGGGCTTGCGCTGTTTAGTTGCTTGTTACTATTAGCATGTAGCGATGAAAGCGCTTCGGCTGTTCAGGAAGCACGGTTAGTGCTGACTTTTGATGATGCATTTGTATCTAACTGGCATTCAGTGGCTGATGAGATATCAACAAGAGGGGCGACAGCCACCTTTTTTGTTTCTTACTACGGAAATCTAGATAAGTACGGGAACCCAAGAACCCCAGAAAGACAAGCTAAATTACATGAACTGAGTGCGAAAGGGTTCGAAATTGCTCAGCACAGTTTTAGCCATGCCAAAGCCAATGAATATATTGCAGAACACGGCTCACAGCAGTGGTTGACTGAAGAGGTTATACGTCCCAGTTGCTATATGCTTGAAGATGGCTTTACTGTCGCCTCATTTGCTTACCCTCACTCTAATTCGAATAGTGCTGAATCAGATCTAGCTCTACTCAATGTTTTTGATAGTGTTCGTTTATATGCACCCGCTGAAACCAGTATGCAAGATGGGATACATGAGGAGATAGTGCCTGTTTTGATGAGTGCACATCTCGATGATCAACGTTCATCTTTGCAAGAGATTAAGTCGGCAATTGACATCATTGTACGTGATAAATCCACGCTTATTCTAGCGGGTCATGATATAGCCAATAGCAGTGAAAGTAATTTTTATACAACACCAGAGCGTCTATTTGAAGTGATAGATTATGCGATTAGTCAAGGTGTTAACTTTGTTCACTTTAAGGACTTAATGAATAATCGTCCTGTTGACTATGACTCACTTTATTGTGGCGAACTTCTTGAAAACGAATAG
- a CDS encoding transposase has product MPRPRRTQVSIEDTPVYHCCSRVSRRAFLFGDDKFTGKNYDHRRGWVEAQLLKLGELFAIDILAYAVMSNHLHVVLQVDIYQVNSWTDIEVVKRWHRLFKGNDITQKFVNHELIESHEIIRLKNSVAQYRSRFCDISWFMRALNEPIARMANKEDKCTGRFWEGRFKSQALLDEAAILACMAYVDLNPIRAKMAKTPELSDFTSIQKRIKAAMQGEQPKALAPFVGNERQNMPQGLMFSVKSYLQLVDETGRVIRGDKRGAISQESQDILGRLNISIKNWCKITSEFGKVFKGPVGTLQEVTSYCYHLEKRRRHYSQSCQYLLAD; this is encoded by the coding sequence ATGCCACGCCCAAGAAGAACTCAAGTTAGTATCGAAGACACCCCCGTATATCATTGTTGCTCTAGAGTGTCTAGACGTGCCTTCCTCTTTGGAGATGATAAATTCACGGGGAAAAACTATGACCATAGACGTGGATGGGTCGAAGCTCAGTTACTCAAATTGGGAGAGCTCTTTGCTATAGACATTCTAGCCTATGCTGTTATGTCTAATCATCTGCATGTTGTACTACAAGTGGACATATACCAAGTTAATAGTTGGACTGATATCGAAGTGGTAAAACGCTGGCATAGACTATTTAAAGGTAATGACATTACGCAAAAGTTTGTTAATCATGAGCTAATTGAAAGCCATGAAATTATCCGATTAAAAAATTCTGTTGCTCAGTATCGTAGTCGATTCTGTGATATTAGTTGGTTTATGAGAGCGCTGAACGAACCCATTGCGCGCATGGCGAATAAAGAGGATAAGTGTACAGGCCGTTTCTGGGAGGGGAGGTTTAAGAGCCAGGCTTTACTGGATGAAGCGGCTATTTTGGCTTGTATGGCCTATGTGGATCTTAATCCCATTCGTGCAAAAATGGCGAAAACACCGGAGCTGTCTGACTTCACCAGTATTCAAAAAAGAATTAAGGCTGCAATGCAGGGAGAGCAGCCAAAAGCATTAGCCCCCTTTGTTGGCAATGAGCGGCAGAATATGCCTCAAGGTTTGATGTTTAGTGTAAAAAGCTATCTTCAGCTTGTGGACGAAACTGGCCGAGTTATTAGGGGCGACAAACGTGGTGCTATTAGTCAAGAAAGCCAAGATATTCTAGGTCGGTTAAATATCTCAATTAAAAACTGGTGTAAAATTACGAGTGAGTTTGGCAAAGTCTTCAAAGGGCCTGTAGGTACTCTACAGGAGGTTACCTCTTACTGTTATCACTTAGAAAAACGAAGGCGGCATTACAGTCAATCTTGCCAGTATTTATTGGCTGACTAG
- a CDS encoding secretin N-terminal domain-containing protein, with protein MNNKCNRHQFYTPKLILLFVSVMLLAGCASEPTKNDTKQEKFKINDSYLASTNGDTSSSDSVQQKPASQASQVYDSLASLPTSERVPPQQTNLASQFSTERMVSAAAKKIPLEDFIHYSFGEVLGVNYLIDKDLVSSEQTVTLNVAESISERNFFEVIARLLDSNKVDILFENDVYFLHEKSTENNKSMVFGIGASTSSVPMTNDEIIQVVPLKYGIKISVERTLNQLVDAKITADFEQSALFIRGKRENILRALDIVRLLDAPANRGKYVGLLHLTFIGIDDFSEQVSQLLENEGVPISIGKHNNKNVVIVPLPQIDSLVIFSSHQQGLNRVRYWAKLLDKPSLSETKQYFIYHPRYARASDIGESLAPLVAARSGGTSSGTSSRSANSNSNSNSNNSETTGQVPSTTSKVGAQTDILTFVVDERSNAIVFYTTGKEYQTLIPLIGRLDVLPKQVLLDIIIAEVTLTDEFSLGVEFAIKNGNVGLPEGIPTSGALFGSSKTGGTLAIGGADGGIVATALQTNQYVNVLSNPSLLVRDGVTATMSVGTEISVVGSTVSDDTGSGDKSKTNVEYRKTGVEISVTPTVNAQGIVIMEIDEKISNQVKGSSGAGDNPSIFERAIKTEVVAESGQTIILAGLVSSDVSTNDDGVPFLKDIPWLGSLFKTESRSNTKTELVMLVTPKVIHRTDQWQQISQSFERGLSNISLPKTK; from the coding sequence ATGAACAATAAATGTAACCGGCACCAATTCTACACGCCAAAGCTCATCCTGTTATTTGTCAGTGTGATGCTGTTGGCTGGCTGTGCCAGTGAGCCGACAAAGAATGATACTAAACAGGAAAAGTTTAAGATCAACGACTCCTACCTTGCGAGTACAAATGGTGATACTTCAAGTAGTGACAGTGTTCAGCAAAAACCGGCGAGTCAGGCAAGTCAGGTTTATGACAGTTTAGCGTCGCTACCGACGAGTGAGCGGGTCCCCCCACAGCAGACCAATCTAGCCAGTCAATTCAGTACCGAGCGTATGGTATCGGCTGCAGCGAAGAAAATTCCTTTAGAAGACTTTATTCATTACAGTTTCGGTGAGGTGCTTGGGGTTAACTACCTGATTGATAAAGATCTGGTTAGCAGTGAACAAACCGTGACGCTCAATGTCGCTGAATCAATCTCTGAACGTAACTTTTTCGAAGTGATCGCGCGTCTGCTCGACAGCAATAAAGTCGATATCTTGTTTGAAAACGATGTGTATTTTTTGCATGAAAAGTCGACCGAAAATAACAAGTCTATGGTGTTTGGCATAGGTGCCAGTACCAGTAGTGTACCTATGACGAATGATGAGATCATTCAGGTGGTACCACTTAAGTACGGCATCAAAATCAGTGTTGAGCGTACCCTGAACCAGCTTGTGGATGCCAAGATTACCGCAGATTTTGAGCAAAGTGCGCTATTTATCCGTGGTAAACGTGAGAATATTTTAAGGGCGCTGGATATCGTTCGCCTGCTTGACGCCCCCGCCAACCGAGGTAAATATGTCGGTTTGCTGCATCTTACCTTTATTGGCATCGATGATTTTTCAGAGCAGGTGAGTCAACTGCTCGAAAATGAAGGTGTCCCTATCTCAATAGGTAAGCATAACAATAAAAATGTGGTGATTGTTCCCTTGCCACAAATTGATTCGCTGGTTATTTTTTCATCTCATCAACAAGGCTTAAACCGGGTACGTTACTGGGCCAAGCTACTCGACAAGCCTTCCTTGAGTGAAACCAAACAATACTTTATCTACCATCCTCGCTATGCCAGAGCCTCAGACATAGGTGAAAGTTTAGCGCCTTTGGTCGCGGCTCGTAGCGGTGGTACCAGCAGTGGTACTAGCAGTAGAAGTGCTAATAGCAATAGCAATAGTAATAGTAATAACAGTGAAACCACAGGCCAGGTGCCTTCAACAACATCTAAAGTTGGCGCACAGACAGACATATTGACCTTTGTGGTCGATGAGCGCTCTAACGCCATCGTGTTTTATACCACAGGCAAAGAGTATCAAACGCTGATCCCCTTAATAGGCAGGCTCGATGTGCTGCCTAAGCAAGTATTACTCGACATCATCATCGCCGAGGTGACCTTAACCGATGAGTTCAGTCTTGGGGTCGAATTCGCCATTAAAAATGGTAATGTCGGTTTGCCTGAAGGGATCCCAACCTCAGGGGCATTGTTTGGCAGCTCTAAAACCGGTGGCACTTTGGCCATCGGCGGTGCCGACGGTGGCATAGTCGCCACAGCGCTGCAGACCAATCAATATGTTAATGTGCTATCTAACCCCTCACTATTAGTCAGAGACGGCGTGACGGCAACCATGTCAGTGGGAACCGAAATCTCAGTCGTCGGTTCAACGGTCAGTGATGATACCGGCTCAGGTGATAAATCTAAAACTAACGTCGAGTACCGTAAAACCGGGGTCGAGATCAGCGTGACGCCTACAGTCAATGCTCAAGGGATAGTGATCATGGAGATCGATGAGAAGATCTCTAACCAAGTGAAGGGCAGCAGTGGCGCCGGTGATAACCCGAGTATCTTTGAGCGTGCGATTAAAACTGAGGTCGTTGCCGAAAGCGGCCAGACCATTATTTTAGCCGGTCTAGTGTCATCGGATGTATCGACCAATGATGACGGCGTGCCATTCCTTAAAGATATCCCTTGGTTGGGTAGCCTATTTAAGACAGAGAGTAGGTCTAACACTAAGACCGAGCTAGTGATGTTAGTCACGCCCAAGGTGATCCATCGTACCGATCAGTGGCAGCAGATCAGCCAAAGCTTCGAGCGAGGCTTAAGTAACATCAGTCTGCCAAAGACTAAGTAG
- a CDS encoding PilW family protein, translating into MALKRSHGFTLIEMLISMVLLMGIIAVSSFAYSQFSRFWDGRVGHFYKTFYDIRHHDIIKTAISGITPYVAFNTKGHPRYYFEGKTTGFVAVSGDSISQPGKAAVIRIFVEQNNDFSYKLVYQESPMDKQLLTRTDQAIEYTYTVVVDKQISDVEFNYYGEEKSDSSQEAYQRKVYRWFSEFNSLATMIPPEKIQLKWSANDREYHWLIELTSPIFPLSRYSTTDE; encoded by the coding sequence ATGGCCTTAAAGAGATCTCACGGTTTTACATTGATAGAGATGCTGATCTCCATGGTGTTATTGATGGGGATCATTGCTGTCTCCTCTTTTGCCTATAGCCAATTTAGTCGCTTTTGGGATGGCCGAGTAGGTCACTTCTACAAAACCTTCTACGACATACGACACCACGATATAATCAAAACTGCCATCAGTGGCATAACCCCCTATGTCGCCTTTAACACCAAGGGCCACCCTAGATACTATTTTGAAGGTAAAACCACCGGCTTTGTTGCTGTCAGTGGTGACTCCATAAGCCAGCCAGGAAAAGCGGCGGTAATTAGGATATTCGTAGAGCAAAACAATGATTTTAGTTACAAGCTTGTTTATCAAGAATCTCCCATGGATAAGCAGTTGTTAACCAGAACCGATCAAGCCATCGAATATACCTATACTGTCGTCGTCGATAAGCAAATTTCAGATGTTGAATTTAATTACTATGGCGAGGAGAAGAGTGACAGTTCACAAGAAGCATACCAGCGTAAGGTTTATCGCTGGTTCAGTGAGTTTAATAGCTTAGCCACAATGATCCCACCAGAAAAAATACAGCTAAAATGGAGTGCCAACGATCGGGAGTACCACTGGCTGATCGAACTCACCTCACCTATTTTTCCTCTAAGCCGTTACTCAACCACAGATGAATAG
- a CDS encoding PulJ/GspJ family protein yields the protein MNKYTQMNQYPCKSQQHGFTLIETLVAGFIMFMVLAAAVSVYGGAVISTSKATSTLKGISVVSEITPLIKVQILAHQNQSSLEGASVSGGVEYFWQAEVVKQSAAPQKFDPELGQFVTPTKIYKLWLVSLTVAVGGNSRTFTYNELSWP from the coding sequence ATGAACAAATATACGCAGATGAATCAATACCCTTGCAAATCACAACAGCATGGCTTCACACTTATTGAGACCTTAGTTGCCGGATTTATCATGTTTATGGTGCTTGCAGCTGCCGTATCCGTATACGGTGGCGCAGTTATCTCAACCAGTAAAGCCACATCGACACTCAAAGGCATCAGTGTCGTGAGTGAGATCACCCCATTGATCAAAGTTCAGATCCTTGCACACCAAAATCAATCCAGCTTAGAGGGCGCTTCTGTGTCGGGCGGCGTTGAATACTTTTGGCAAGCAGAAGTGGTAAAACAAAGTGCAGCTCCACAAAAGTTTGATCCCGAGTTAGGCCAATTTGTGACCCCAACTAAAATATACAAATTATGGTTGGTATCATTAACAGTGGCAGTGGGTGGTAACAGTCGGACATTCACCTATAACGAGTTATCATGGCCTTAA
- a CDS encoding type II secretion system protein, with translation MILDKKLTSGDGFTLIELLVVLTIGMLLISLVGGVGMNMVDKTQTQREVLKFQSLVKESSYKAYLCKCTQTMRLGKTDVTIGEHSDRSSVFYFEKITFSEQLISFHRTGLPSTTRVRYYRNEKWQTLDLIELLNSKF, from the coding sequence ATGATTTTGGATAAAAAGTTAACATCCGGTGACGGTTTTACACTGATAGAGCTTTTAGTCGTACTCACCATAGGTATGCTACTCATCTCCCTTGTTGGTGGTGTCGGCATGAACATGGTGGATAAGACCCAAACTCAAAGAGAAGTATTGAAGTTTCAGTCTCTGGTTAAAGAAAGTAGTTACAAGGCCTATTTATGCAAGTGCACACAAACGATGCGCCTTGGCAAAACAGACGTCACTATCGGCGAACATAGTGATCGTAGCAGCGTGTTTTATTTCGAAAAAATTACGTTCAGTGAGCAACTTATCTCTTTTCATCGTACTGGGCTACCGAGTACGACGAGGGTGCGCTATTATCGAAATGAAAAATGGCAAACATTGGATTTAATTGAACTACTCAATTCAAAATTTTGA
- a CDS encoding type II secretion system F family protein yields the protein MADFKYQAYDSEGNSRKGHIEAIDKLTATKRLNEQGLKPAKLEPVSTQIGGLFGEKRLTLDDIEFLTAELSLLLRSGVKIDRGLEIVKRSKSNLALKALLDDVCQKVKQGTMLSTSLAAYPEYFDPLYINLVKMGEETGTLPDIFASLAEDLKFKKDLKRKALQALVYPMVILSVCVVCIVFVFNFIVPQLSSLFDNVKDLPSYTRILLGTSDFFINYQFFLLALIIASAFAIRTFLNKSEGKQKFDRFFLHTPVISTFVVVMERIRFNSSMAMMLNAGLSLDKAILLALDSVKNSVVKLELLTVQKQIREGGRLTEKLSQSVIYPDFYVSLLEVAEESGDMSIAFDEVASRSKVEFESWTTKITNLLEPILILFMGGIVGSVVVVMLLSIVSINDFG from the coding sequence GTGGCTGATTTTAAATATCAAGCGTATGATAGTGAAGGCAACAGTCGTAAAGGCCATATCGAAGCAATCGATAAGCTAACGGCAACTAAACGCCTTAACGAACAGGGCCTTAAACCGGCCAAGTTGGAACCCGTTTCGACTCAGATTGGCGGCTTGTTCGGTGAGAAAAGACTCACTCTCGATGATATAGAGTTTTTAACTGCTGAACTGTCACTGTTATTACGCAGCGGAGTAAAGATCGATCGTGGCTTAGAGATTGTCAAAAGGAGCAAGAGCAATCTGGCTTTGAAAGCATTACTGGATGATGTTTGTCAAAAAGTAAAGCAGGGCACCATGCTGTCAACCAGTCTTGCGGCTTACCCTGAATATTTTGATCCCCTATACATTAACTTAGTTAAAATGGGCGAAGAGACCGGAACACTGCCAGATATCTTTGCCAGTTTGGCCGAGGATCTTAAGTTTAAAAAAGATCTGAAGCGTAAAGCACTACAAGCACTCGTTTACCCTATGGTCATTTTGTCTGTGTGTGTCGTGTGTATTGTGTTTGTTTTCAACTTTATTGTGCCTCAGCTGTCCAGTTTATTCGATAATGTTAAAGACTTGCCTTCCTATACTCGGATCTTGCTTGGTACCAGTGATTTTTTCATCAATTACCAATTTTTTCTGCTTGCGTTGATCATTGCTTCAGCTTTTGCAATTCGAACGTTTTTGAATAAAAGTGAAGGTAAACAGAAGTTCGATCGCTTCTTTCTACATACACCAGTCATATCTACTTTCGTTGTCGTCATGGAGAGAATTAGATTTAATTCGTCGATGGCTATGATGTTAAACGCTGGATTATCGCTAGATAAAGCCATTTTACTCGCGCTTGATAGTGTAAAAAATAGTGTCGTAAAACTTGAGTTACTGACAGTGCAAAAACAGATCAGAGAGGGGGGAAGGTTAACTGAGAAGCTCTCTCAATCCGTCATATATCCTGATTTTTATGTATCTTTGCTTGAGGTCGCTGAAGAGAGTGGTGATATGTCAATTGCCTTTGATGAGGTCGCTTCACGCTCTAAGGTTGAGTTTGAAAGCTGGACAACTAAGATCACTAATCTTTTAGAGCCTATCTTGATTCTATTTATGGGTGGCATCGTTGGCTCTGTTGTTGTGGTCATGTTGCTCAGTATTGTGTCGATCAATGATTTTGGATAA
- a CDS encoding GspE/PulE family protein, translating into MMNQHLNLDDALSQMGIATPDLEKAKSYQRKFGGRIEQVLIHLGSLAEEALPEIYRLTLGYAAFEDAMCQQENVISNHDTMNVQRLLNLRWFPLHIDAALVFVTDNPLCIDALQHVSQLKLAHNIVVANNAQIEILSKLYEMTDSDDSHLLQFDDIEETKLREMASEAPTVNLFNSILAKALKLGASDIHFEPLNDIYRIRLRVDGVLIELERVPKRLKLPLVSRVKILSGMDIAEKRRPQDGKIEARISGIDLDIRVSALPLNDGESMVLRLLKKDAIKYDIDVLGVSEDVLKAIQRDIKRTAGVVLITGPTGSGKTTTLYTLLNELNNDDVKIISLEDPVEYQLDGVNQVQVNPEIDFDFAAGLRSIVRQDPDVIMLGEIRDKETATIALQSALTGHLVFSTVHTNDAPSAFTRLMDLGVEEFLLNAAVVSIVAQRLVRKLCSCSQKISESHANAVIEKYNLSSMINQLGISPELRTAVGCEACGGSGYKGRMAIIEYLECDEHIAMLDKDDTFLSSARKYNAKKGFRTLFEDGTYKALLGQTTIEEVIRVAG; encoded by the coding sequence ATGATGAATCAGCACCTTAATTTAGATGATGCCCTATCTCAAATGGGCATAGCTACTCCAGATCTTGAAAAAGCTAAGTCTTATCAACGAAAATTTGGCGGAAGAATAGAACAGGTACTCATTCACTTGGGTAGCCTTGCAGAGGAAGCCTTGCCAGAGATATATAGGCTGACTTTAGGCTATGCTGCTTTTGAAGATGCGATGTGTCAGCAAGAGAATGTGATCAGTAATCATGACACTATGAATGTTCAACGCTTACTCAATCTGCGTTGGTTCCCATTACATATTGACGCTGCGTTAGTCTTTGTTACGGACAACCCACTCTGTATCGATGCATTACAACATGTAAGCCAGTTAAAGCTTGCACATAATATTGTTGTAGCAAACAACGCACAAATTGAAATCCTGTCAAAACTTTATGAGATGACTGATTCGGATGATAGCCATCTACTTCAATTTGATGACATCGAAGAAACTAAACTGCGAGAGATGGCCAGTGAAGCCCCAACCGTCAATCTGTTTAATTCAATTCTAGCTAAAGCATTAAAGTTAGGTGCATCAGATATTCATTTCGAACCATTAAATGATATTTACCGTATTAGATTACGCGTTGATGGCGTTCTGATTGAGCTAGAACGTGTCCCAAAACGATTAAAGCTGCCACTCGTTTCCAGAGTTAAAATTTTATCTGGGATGGATATTGCTGAAAAAAGACGTCCACAGGATGGCAAGATAGAGGCAAGAATTTCAGGAATAGATCTTGATATCCGAGTATCGGCATTACCATTGAATGATGGCGAAAGCATGGTACTTCGTTTACTAAAAAAAGACGCCATAAAATATGATATTGATGTTTTAGGTGTATCAGAAGATGTTTTAAAAGCTATTCAGCGGGATATTAAGCGTACGGCAGGTGTAGTCTTGATAACAGGTCCCACGGGATCGGGTAAAACGACGACCCTTTACACATTACTGAATGAACTAAATAATGATGACGTAAAAATCATATCACTGGAAGATCCTGTTGAATATCAGTTGGATGGTGTCAATCAAGTTCAAGTTAACCCTGAGATAGATTTTGATTTTGCTGCGGGATTACGCAGTATTGTCAGACAAGATCCCGACGTTATTATGTTAGGTGAAATTCGTGATAAAGAGACGGCAACGATTGCCCTGCAATCTGCACTAACGGGTCACCTGGTATTCAGTACAGTGCATACCAATGATGCCCCAAGTGCGTTTACCCGATTGATGGATCTCGGTGTCGAAGAGTTTCTGCTAAATGCGGCTGTTGTGTCTATCGTGGCACAGCGTCTGGTCAGAAAACTGTGCAGCTGTAGTCAGAAGATTTCTGAGTCCCATGCTAATGCTGTGATTGAAAAATATAACCTTAGTAGCATGATTAATCAGCTTGGGATCAGTCCAGAACTTAGAACGGCTGTTGGCTGTGAGGCTTGTGGCGGCTCAGGTTACAAAGGGCGTATGGCTATCATCGAATATCTAGAATGCGATGAGCATATAGCCATGCTTGATAAAGATGATACTTTCTTATCTTCTGCCAGAAAATATAATGCAAAAAAGGGTTTTAGAACCTTATTTGAAGATGGAACCTATAAAGCATTACTAGGCCAAACAACCATCGAAGAAGTCATAAGGGTTGCAGGTTAG
- the gspG gene encoding type II secretion system major pseudopilin GspG: MKVSKLKKTLGFTLIELLIVIVIMGLLMSLVAPAMFSKVGSSKQKTAAAQMQMLSTALDTHLLDTGNYPSALEELRKSTASGWDGPYLPRDIPMDPWGNSYEYSTPGTEGNPYALKTLGRDGKPGGEGEDEDIIYQ, encoded by the coding sequence ATGAAAGTGAGTAAGTTGAAAAAAACGTTAGGTTTTACCTTAATCGAACTGTTAATTGTTATTGTTATTATGGGCTTGCTTATGTCGCTTGTGGCGCCTGCAATGTTTTCCAAAGTTGGCTCATCTAAACAAAAAACGGCTGCGGCCCAAATGCAGATGCTTTCGACTGCATTAGATACACACTTACTTGATACTGGTAACTATCCTTCAGCTCTCGAGGAGCTACGTAAATCTACAGCTTCAGGCTGGGATGGCCCTTATTTGCCGCGTGATATCCCAATGGATCCTTGGGGCAATAGCTATGAATATAGTACGCCTGGGACCGAGGGCAATCCATATGCGTTGAAAACACTCGGTAGAGATGGTAAGCCAGGTGGCGAAGGCGAAGACGAAGATATTATTTACCAATGA